In Pantoea agglomerans, the genomic stretch TAAATGCTAAATTATTTGGCTTGTAGTCGAGAATAGTACAGTCACCGAGGCGGGCAGTATATGCAGCATCCCCTGAGATCGTTACGCTGTACTTTATGGTGTAGCCATCATCCAGTGAGAACGTTGGCGGTACATCATTCACGCAGTACCAGTAGAAGTGTGTTTCAGTACTATCTACAGGCGTAATTGAGAACTCTTCTAGTACTGAGTATACCGGCGTGGACGGCCTTTCTTCAGTATCAGCATGGTTAGGTTGATAATCTCTGAGTACTAACTGGCTTGAGACCAGATTTTGAGTAACGTATGTCTCTGTTGGCTGTAATGTCCACTGCCAACGCCAGCCGTTATCATCTTCAATACCAATCTCTACCTGCCTGGTAGCTTTGTACGTAATGCTGTTCAGTACCGATGTACCTGCATCCAGTAACCAGAAACCAATACCCATACCTGCACTGTCTGATGTGAATACCGTATGGTTCACTGAACCCTGACGTGATCCAAGGATGTTGTAATCTGTCATCATCGACGTACTTACGTCTGGCTCACCATACGTATAGACGCTTCTCAGATCAGCCATGAAGTATTCTTTCCCGTTAAGGTCAGTTACCGGAGTGAGAGAGCTAAGAGGTAGATCATACGTCTGCACAGCAGTACTGGTACTTGGCGGTAACTCGTACTGGTACTCGCGTGCTGATGGATCGTTATCTGTCTTCTGCTGTGAGAGGGTTAGTCTGATACGAGCACGGAGCGGATTACCGGCGTTGTCTACCCCGCCAAATTGAGTACGTACTTTGGAATCTTTCGAGATCCTGAACCAGACAGCCTGTTGTTCTAGTGTGGTTTGTGCGGCTGCACTTTGTTCTATAACTATGTAGCCTTCTGCATCACGGCTGTAAGACGCTTCCTGTTCACCCGGATAGAAATAGTTGAATCGCCACGGGTTTAACAGACACCTCCGAGTCATTTAAGATGGCTTAAAGAGAGGTGCCCATGAGCGGTAAGCGTTATCCCGAAGAGTTTAAAATTGAAGCAGTCAAACAGGTTGTTGATCGTGGTCATTCTGTTTCCAGCGTTGCAACACGTCTCGATATCACCACCCACAGCCTTTACGCCTGGATAAAGAAGTACGGTCCGGAATCTTCCACTAATAAAGAACAGTCAGATGCTCAGGCCGAGATCCGCCGTCTCCAGAAAGAGCTGAAGCGGGTTACCGACGAACGGGACATATTAAAAAAAGCCGCGGCGTACTTCGCAAAGCTGTCCGACTGAGGTACGCCTTTATCCGTGACAACACCTGTTGCTGGCCTGTTCGCCTGCTCTGTCGGGTGCTGGATGTTCATCCCAGTGGCTTTTACGCCTGGCTTCAGCAGCCGCATTCACAACGCCATCAGGCAGACCTGAGACTGACAGGACAGATTAAACAGTTCTGGCTGGAATCGGGATGCGTCTATGGTTATCGCAAGATCCATCTGGATCTGCGGGACAGCGGGCAACAGTGCGGAGTGAACCGGGTCTGGCGGCTGATGAAACGTGTCGGGATAAAGGCTCAGGTCGGATACCGGAGCCCGCGGGCACGTAAAGGCGAGGCCAGTATCGTGTCGCCCAACAGGCTCCAGCGGCAGTTCAATCCGGATGCTCCGGATGAGCGTTGGGTAACGGACATAACCTACATCAGGACCCACGAAGGCTGGCTGTATCTTGCCGTGGTTGTTGATCTGTTCTCACGCAAAATTATCGGCTGGTCCATGCAATCCCGGATGACAAAGGACATTGTCCTGAACGCACTGCTGATGGCTGTATGGCGGCGTAATCCCCAAAAACAGGTGCTGGTTCACTCGGATCAGGGCAGTCAGTACACAAGCCATGAGTGGCAGTCGTTCCTGAAATCACACGGCCTGGAGGGCAGCATGAGCCGTCGTGGTAACTGCCACGATAATGCGGTTGCAGAAAGCTTTTTCCAGTTATTGAAACGCGAGCGGATAAAGAAAAAGATCTACGGAACGCGGGAAGAAGCCCGCAGCGATATTTTTGATTACATCGAAATGTTTTATAACAGTAAGCGTCGGCATGGTTCGAGCGAGCAAATGCCTCCGGCTGAATATGAAAACCAGTATTATCAACGGCTCAGAAGTGTCTAGATTATCCGTGGCGATTCAAGTCATAGGAGATGCCATCAGTAAAAGGCGATTTGTCGATAGTACTTTTACGGAAGAAGCGATCATACAAATCGATTTCTGAATATGACTTACAGGTTTCCAGAGAACACTGCCATGCACGGTAATAAAGATCATCACCAGTAAGCTTCCATAACAGATAAGCACCATCACAAAACCATTGTTCGGCATCAGCCGCATTACCAAAGTTGCCTTTAGTTACCGGCACATTGAGAGGTCTGTTATGCCATGCAGAGTTAGTCGGCATCAGATAACCACCAAACTCTACCGGTACTTTACCGGCAAAGTTAGTCTTATAGTCGCCAGTGATAGAAGTATCTTTCAACTGCATAGTACCCTTCTCATCTTCTGAGTGACCGGTACTCAGAACATTGCCATCCCAGTCAATTTTTTTACCTTCCCAGTTGATAATCCAGTCAATGTCATACTGTTGGCCGTCATTACTCCAGTCAATACTGCCATCTGCTTTCACTGCCTGGACTGAAGCGTTGATAGCGTCCCATGTAAGTTCACCAACATAGGCAAAAGTGGCTTTATCAAGATACTCACCAAAGTATGGTGAACCGTGAGGTACTTTTGTTAATCCATTAGTATAAGGAAGTATTACCCGCTTAAATCCTGAGTGAGTCGGTGATTCCCAATCGATAGGGTAATTCGCAAGTACCGGTTCTTTACCATTCACAAGCCAGTTGCTGATATACATTCGTGGCGTGTCTGGTACTGGCTCCTGATAGAAGTAATCAACAAACGCCTGGAATATTTTTTTTGCCATATTTAAATGCCACTCATCACGAGTTGCCATATAGACATAGCAATGACCAAGTATCTGCAAAGAACCTGATTCGCTTGGAGCATCTCCGTTTGGTTGTGCTTCTTGCATACTGGCAGCAATGAAATGGCGGTTATTGCTTAATACCATTTGCTCGTTGAAAACATAATGTTGCTTTGAAGCATCAATCGTTTCCCCGGTATTCCTTTCAAGGAAGCATCTGTGCCCATTTAAAAGTTTTAATACGTTATCAGATAAATCTTTTTCATTATCCCATGTGCTATGTATCATATAATCCTCTCTATTAGTTCATGTTAAACCATCCACCATTGAAGAATCCTGAAAATGTATTCCCC encodes the following:
- a CDS encoding IS3 family transposase (programmed frameshift) yields the protein MSGKRYPEEFKIEAVKQVVDRGHSVSSVATRLDITTHSLYAWIKKYGPESSTNKEQSDAQAEIRRLQKELKRVTDERDIFKKSRGVLRKAVRLRYAFIRDNTCCWPVRLLCRVLDVHPSGFYAWLQQPHSQRHQADLRLTGQIKQFWLESGCVYGYRKIHLDLRDSGQQCGVNRVWRLMKRVGIKAQVGYRSPRARKGEASIVSPNRLQRQFNPDAPDERWVTDITYIRTHEGWLYLAVVVDLFSRKIIGWSMQSRMTKDIVLNALLMAVWRRNPQKQVLVHSDQGSQYTSHEWQSFLKSHGLEGSMSRRGNCHDNAVAESFFQLLKRERIKKKIYGTREEARSDIFDYIEMFYNSKRRHGSSEQMPPAEYENQYYQRLRSV